The genomic window aagatactGTCCTTGTGGCAGCAACAGCCAGCAGTCCCACAAAGACCAGaccagccagacttatccatcaggGGGACATCTCTATGCTGAATCCTCATGCCCTGAGTTGTCCTTTGATATTCCAACAAGAGATGAATAGACACCCATCGTTCCGGTAGGGGCAGGCTATTAGGCTAATCAGGAATCAAACAAAGCATGAAAAGGACATAATAGTAAGTAATGAATAGCCAAACAAATGGATCTTGTTTCTTCGATGAGGGGTGACTAGTTATTTGCTTGTCATTCTTGCTGGGTGACAATCGAACAAAACGGTAATATCGAACCGTGTTTTTCCAATTGCTACTGAAGACAACGCTGTTTATCATTTTCTTCAGTCGTCTTTTAGAAATGGCTAGTATCTGTTGGTACATATCAAGTGATTCCTCATTGGTCCGTTGAATCAATTAAGTTGGACTGCATCTATATAATGCACATTCCAGGGGATTGTCCATATCCTTTAGAACCAAAACTCTTCCTGGAAACATACATCAGCTTATGGCATTTGCAGTAGCAAACACTTTTCTTGAGAAAAGCTTTCGTCGTTCTCTAACCGATGTTCGATAACAAAGTTCAATCAAATCCACATCAAATCGATCCAATCATTGCTTTACTCCAGCTGGGAATCCACTGGGTGGTGGTCAGTGGTCACTGATCAGCCGTTAGAAATTACTGCAGGTATCTGAGCATATGGGACATTTGGACTGCTCCTGGCGTCTTCAGAATCCAATGATCCGTAAAGAAGCAAGAGAAACCACGGCCGAAAGTGCCGTCCCGGTCGCATCAACGCGCAAATGGTGAAGTATGCACACGCGTCGGTGGTGCATTGCAGTTTAATGCAGAAATACCAAGGATATAGACAGGTTTCAGCTGTTACCGGTTTCTTACTTTTTTACCGGCAACGCAACAAAGGGAAAACCGAGTTAAATCGATCCGATCCAGTCATCGTTTTAGTTTCAATCTGTACAATGGAGAATCCATTGGGGCTGTCACTGACCAGCCGTTAAAAAGAAGAAGTCTCTTCGGAATCTCCATGGTCAGAAACAAGAACTAGAAACCACtgtagagagagagaggctgCCGTCGAGGTCCCTCTGGGATCGATCGCATAGTGAGACTGTCAGTCTCAATTCTGACAGCCAGAAACCAAAAGAAAAAAGACCACCTGTGAGCTGGTGCAGTATTTGCAGACGCAggtatactctctctctctctctctctctcgtcaatGTATCCGAATGGACGGTGAAACTTATGCAGATATGGGATTTTCAGATTTGCACGCGCAGGCAGGCGTGCCAACGTGGAAAGAATTGGTCAAGAATCTTATCTGGATGCATGTGTGTGTATATCATAGAAATATATCCTTGCAGCTAGGCTTGGTGCTTCGCCGGTTGGTGCTGGGGTAGAAAAGGCAGCAGGGAGGCTGTAGGTGGTGGTGGTCGGCCTCTGAATGCCTGAAGGGCCATTGCAGCGGATCACTGCTCGGCTCATCGGCGCTCCCAACTCCACAGTCcaatccttttctttttcaattCCTCGTAGGATTCGTCCATGGCTCGCCCGCGCAAACGACATGGCAAGCCAGGTGGCGCAGGTGTCGAGTGTCACAACCCAACCAAAGTACAAACCCACGATGGCATTCGCATCGCATGGTATCTTGTGTTAGGGACGATGATAGATTAAAAAGAATACAAAAGACTATAAAGCAATCCGTAGTATAATTGTTAAAGGGGATTGCTTGATAATTCATAATCCTGCCCAGGTTCAGCTATTTTCCTAAATTCCTTGTATTTGAGTAATAATTTTTCAGTGCTTCTATACACTAATTAAATGACGGATTGTGGTGTACCTATCAAATTTGTTCAGCTATTTCTTTAAATCCTTTGCATTTAGGTGTAATTTTTCAGCTATTTCTCGGGTTGTCTTGACACAAGTTCGCGGAATTAGTAGTCGGAGCATCTGCTCCACCGTCGCACGTACATATACTAGTACTACATGCTATCCTATCAGAGTAGATAAATACTAGTACTAGTGTGTATCCAAGAGGATGTCAGATGGACGCCTGGCTATAGCAAGCAACGAAGGAATTGTACCTTGTTACTCAAGATGTGATCATCATGAGCTTTCGCCTATATTTCTGCACATAAACTGACCATAGAAATGAACACACCAGATCATAATGAAGTAAAGCCGCATCACCTTAACATACTGTGTTGACAATAACAAAACTGGTTTCCCCACACCAAAGGATAACATAAGCTGTTGACAGAAAAACGACGCTAGTTTCACCAAACCGAAGGGCAATCTGTTGACAGAAAAACGACGCTAGTTTCACCAAACCTTAGGACAATCTGTTGACAGACACGAAGCTGGTCTCACCGAAACAAAAGGCTACTGTAAGTGCTCAATCTTTTTAACATTCGACTCTTATATGTGCGGCAAAATGAATAAGAAAAGGGCCATATGCTCGGACTATTAGCAACGGTGCAAGCTCAGTTTTCAGCCCTGTCTGCTGAGGAAGATGGCGATGGGGACACCAGGTGCGTTTTTCTCCAGCAGCGAAACATGCTCACCGGCCTTAGCGCGAGCAGCTTCGTCGGACGCCGAGAGCACCTCGACTTGCTCAAGGCCCAGCTGCCTCTTGATCAGCTCCATGTTCTCCCGGAGAACATCCATCTCACCAAACGGAAGCTTCAAGTCCAACGCCTGAGGACCAACCTCCAATGCCTCGTCCTTCTTCTTTTTTATGAAGGGCATGCACAGCTTCTGAACTTGCTTCAAGTTCATTTCCTGCCCGATGGGGCACTCCTTCAGAGCTTCTGCTATTTCCTTATCAGGTGCGAAGGAGCGACTTTGGCTGTTGAACTTGGACTGCAGCACCCTCAAGCACTGCTCTTTCCAGCCAGAGTAGTGCTCGTCCACATATATAAGGCCAATGCTCATCTTCTTTTCCTCGGCTGGAGGTGCTGGTGCAGCTCCCTTCTTAGGCTTCTTCGAACCAGACTCTTGCTTCTGAAGCAGCTTCCTGAATGAAACTATGGAATCCTGCAAGTATTTATTTGCAATTCTCAGCGTAGGATCAGGGGTGTCTGCGACTGGCCAGCCAGCTTTTATTGCAAAGCCTTCTTTCTTCATGATCTTCTGCCACACGTGCTCAGCGTAGTGTGGGCAGATGGGGGTGATGAGCCTGGTCTGGACATCCATAAATCGCCACAACAGATCACGGTTCATGCCTGCTGCACCGCAAGAGAGCCTGTACTCATCTCTAGCCGATTGGAGGTCATAAAAGCCAGACGTCAGGGCGGCTCTGAACATGAAAGCATTGTAGCTCTTCTCAGTTTCTATGATTGCAATGTTCATCTCATTTTCAAACACACGGTCAGCATATGTAGTGGGCGGCCCAGCTCTTAATTTAGATTCAGCAGCTGTAACCTCTTCCATCCATGAAATTTCTTTTGTAAGCCTCATCACAGCAGAATTTGCAGTTTCAGTGACAAAGTTTGCATCATCCACGCCATCGCCAGCATCAGCAagggcaaatctagtggcatcAGAAGAGTACTTTTTGATGGCATCTTCGAGAGTTAAGAAATTCCCTGTGGACTTGGACATTTTTTCAGAATTAAGCATAAGATGCCCATTGCAGCGGAAACCAAGAGGCCAATGGTGCTCAGGAAGAAGTGCTGTATGATTGTATATGCAGAATGTCAGATGGTTTTGAATAAGGTCTTTACCAGACACACGGATATCAAACGGGTACCAGTACTCAAATTCCTGCTTCATTTTGTTCAACAGAGCAGCAGGGATGTCACTTTTTGGTGCTGGACCATCACAAAACACAAAATCCCAGACATCATCCGTCATTTCTTCTGGCCTTACTGAAGATATTTCTTTCCCATACATATTACCATTTTGCAAATGATGTGCAATTGTATAATAAGCCATGTATAGGGTTGAATCAGAAAGAGATTCTACAAGGAACTGCTCATCCCATGGGATTCGAGTACCAAGGCCAAAAGAACGTGAACAAGCCCACTGGTTCAGCCAGCCCAATGTGTGTTCAAAACCATTACGGGATTCAGTTGAGAATGTATTCATGTGGTCCAAACATTTGACTGCCTTCTGCTTCCATTCAGCCTCACCATAAGTTATGTACCACTGATCAGTGAGGGCAACAACACATTCATCACCAGATCTAGACATGACCTTCTTCTCCGGCTCACTATACAAGACGGCTGTGCCTTCTTCCAAAAGCTTGCTTTTAATCAGCGGCTTCGCTTCTTGA from Miscanthus floridulus cultivar M001 chromosome 11, ASM1932011v1, whole genome shotgun sequence includes these protein-coding regions:
- the LOC136492671 gene encoding leucine--tRNA ligase, cytoplasmic-like, with the protein product MSTNPDEPKSRARTDFLLNNESEVQKFWDENKVFEADPGNEPPSPGEKFFGNFPYPYMNGLLHLGHAFSLSKLEFGAAYHRLRGSNVLLPFAFHCTGMPIKASADKLAREIQQYGYPPVFPVAEGSSAAVADAIQADQADVVAPDKFKGKKSKATAKAGAQKYQWEIMKSFGLDDEEIARFQDPYHWLTHFPPLAKEVLQKFGLGCDWRRSFITTDMNPYYDAFVKWQMRKLKKLGKVVKDMRYTIYSPLDGQPCADHDRATGEGVQPQEYVLIKMEVISPFPPKLKALEGRKVYLAAATLRPETMYGQTNCWVLPDGMYGAFEINDTDVFILTARSALNLAYQHLSRVPEKPTCLCELSGTDLIGLPLKSPLAFNETIYALPMLTVLTDKGTGIVTSVPSDSPDDFMALQDLVAKPALRAKYGVKDEWVLPYEIIPIIHIPEFGDKSAEKVCHDLKIKSQNDKEKLAEAKRMTYLKGFTDGTMIVGEFSGRKVQEAKPLIKSKLLEEGTAVLYSEPEKKVMSRSGDECVVALTDQWYITYGEAEWKQKAVKCLDHMNTFSTESRNGFEHTLGWLNQWACSRSFGLGTRIPWDEQFLVESLSDSTLYMAYYTIAHHLQNGNMYGKEISSVRPEEMTDDVWDFVFCDGPAPKSDIPAALLNKMKQEFEYWYPFDIRVSGKDLIQNHLTFCIYNHTALLPEHHWPLGFRCNGHLMLNSEKMSKSTGNFLTLEDAIKKYSSDATRFALADAGDGVDDANFVTETANSAVMRLTKEISWMEEVTAAESKLRAGPPTTYADRVFENEMNIAIIETEKSYNAFMFRAALTSGFYDLQSARDEYRLSCGAAGMNRDLLWRFMDVQTRLITPICPHYAEHVWQKIMKKEGFAIKAGWPVADTPDPTLRIANKYLQDSIVSFRKLLQKQESGSKKPKKGAAPAPPAEEKKMSIGLIYVDEHYSGWKEQCLRVLQSKFNSQSRSFAPDKEIAEALKECPIGQEMNLKQVQKLCMPFIKKKKDEALEVGPQALDLKLPFGEMDVLRENMELIKRQLGLEQVEVLSASDEAARAKAGEHVSLLEKNAPGVPIAIFLSRQG